In Flavobacterium piscisymbiosum, the sequence TAATATAGATACTGCCTTAGAAATAAAAGGCAATAAAAATTTATTGGAAATCGCTATAAGCAATGTACTTAAGAATGCTTGTGTTTACTCTGATAATAAACAGGCGAAAGTTGTTATTAGCACTCAGGATAATAACTTAATTATTTCTATTTCTAACACGGGGAACACGCTAAAAGAAAATGAACAAAAAATTCTTTTTCAACCTTTTATGCGTGGCAAAAATTCAAAAGGAACTTCAGGCTTTGGCCTTGGTTTGCGTATTGTGCAACGCATCTTAACATTGCACAAAGCAAACATAACTTACAGTATTCCAGAGATTAACACGAATTTATTTCAGTTATTTTTTCATTTTTAAATTATTTTAAGGTATTTTTAAGGTAGATTTTAAGGAGTCTTAAAGTCTGGTGATAGCATATTTGTATAATTAAAAATAATACAATGAGAAAACTCTGTGCATTCATACTTGTACTTTTCGGTCCGGTAGTTTTGGCTCAAAAAACAGTCACCCTTCAGGACTGTGAAAGCCAATTTCTTAAAAACAACCTTTTTTTGTTGGCATCACAATATAATATCGATGCATCGAAAGCATTAACGATTCAGGCCCGTATTTGGGACAATCCATCCATTACCGCAGAATTAAACGCTTACAACCCCGAGCGGAAGCAATATTTTGATATTGGGAAAGACGGACAAAAAGTATTTGGGATTGAGCAATTGATTTATTTAGGTGGAAAAAAACGCAATGAAATTAAGCTGGCTCAAACTAATGAAAAGCTAGCCGAACTACAGTTTAATGATCTGTTGAGGACTTTAAAACTTCAATTGCGAAAAAGTTTTTTCACCGTTTATTACAACACAAAAAGTCTTGAAACTACAGACAAACAACTGGTTCACATTGAAGACTTAATTAACTCCTACTCTATTCAGGCGCAAAAAGGAAATGTTCCTTTGCGGGATGTGGTGCGTTTACAATCTCTGTTTTTAAATTTTAAGAATGAAAGAATGGGAGTTGTAAATGAAAATATTGAAGAGCAAGCCAACTTAAAATTATTACTGAATTCTGCTGAAAATATTGTTCCTGATGTTTCAAAGGAAGAATTTAATAAATACATTAAAACAATTCCGTTTGATCTTAAGGCTTTTCAAGATGATGCTATCGCAAATCGTCCTGATTATTTAGCCAAACAAAAAGATATTGAAGCAAACGAAATAAATGTAAAATGGCAAAAATCCCTTTCGATTCCGGATCTTACTCTTGGAGCCAATTATGATCAGCGAAGCGGAGCTTTTAATAACGAAGCTAATTTGACACTTGGAATTCCGTTACCTCTTTGGAATAAAAACAAAGGAAACATCAAATATGCACAAACGATTTTAGAACAATCAAAAATTGAGAAGCAAAATTTTGACTTGCAGTTGCAAACCGAAATTACATCGGCATGGAACAAATGGGACGAATCCCGCAAAAACTATGTTGTGATAAAACCTACTGTAAATTCAGACTTTGAAGCGGTTTATAACGGAATCCTGACCAACTTTCAGAAACGAAATATCAGTTTATTAGAGTTTACTGATTTTATGGAGAGTTATAATCAGGCTTCTATACTGGTAAATGAATTAAAGAAAAAAGTAGTGCTTTCGGGCGAAGAACTTAATAGTACCATCAACAAAGACTTATTCTAAAACTAAACAAAATGAAATATAAACTAATTATAGGAATTGCTCTTGTGAGTTTATCAATCGCAAGCTGCAAAAAGGAAGTTGAAAATCCTGATACTAATACGTCTTTTGCTTTGAGCGATTCGATGCTTAAAACAACTACTACAGCCGAAGCACAAACTCAGCCTGTCAAAAACGTTTTAAGTTTTTACGGGAAAATTACCGCTGATAACAATAAAATGATTGACGTTTACCCGCTTGTTGGCGGAAACGTGATCAAAGTAAATGTAGAACTTGGAGATTATGTGCGTAAAGGACAAGTTTTGGCTACGATAAAAAGTACCGATATTGCTGATTTTGAAAAACAATCGATTGATGCTAAAAACGATTTACTGGTAGCGAAAAATCAAATGAAAGTTGCTCAGGAATTATTTGACGGAAAATTAAATTCTGAAAGTGATGTTCTTCAGGCAAAATCTGAAGTAAATAAAGCGCAATCTCAATTGAGTAAAATTCAGGAAACGTATAAAATATACAACATCAAAGCGGGTTCGATTTACGAAGTAACTGCACCAATTAGTGGTTTTATTATTCAAAAAAGCATCAATCAGGATATGCTTTTACGAAATGACCGTTCTGAAAACATTTTTGATATTGCTGAGATTAGCGAAGTTTGGGCTTTGGCGAATATTAATGAAATAGACATTAATAAAGTAAAATTAGGAATCGATGCTGATGTCACAACCTTAAGTTATCCTGATAAAGTTTTTAAAGGAAAAGTCGATAAAATTTTCAACGTTATCGATCCCGAAACTAAGGCCATGCAGGCACGTATAAAATTACAGAATCCCGGTTATATGCTAAAGCCTGATATGAATGCCAATATCAAACTGTCTTATAGCGAAGGAGACAGTATGATAGCCGTACCGAGTAAGGCAATTGTTTTTGATAAAAGCAAAAACTTTGTAATGGTATTTAAGGATCGTAATAACATCGAAACAAGACAAGTAGATGTTTACAGAGTTGTTGGTGATGTAACCTACATTTCTAAAGGTTTAAAAGAAAATGAGAAAGTAATTACCAACAATCAGTTATTTATTTATCGCGCTTTAAACGAATAAGACATGAACAAATTCATACGAAATATTATTGCTTTTTCGCTAAAGAATAAAGCGTTTACCTTTTTCTGGGTAGGATTATTAGCAGTCGCCGGGTTTATTTCTTTCAAAAATATGCCTATTGACGCATTTCCGGATGTAACAAATACTCAAATCATCATCATAACGCAATGGAACGGGAAAAGTGCCGAAGAAGTAGAGCGATTTGTAACCTCGCCTATCGAGATCTCGATGAACTCGGTTCAAAAAAAGACAAGCGTTCGTAGTATTACGATGTTTGGATTATCGGTAATCAAAATTATTTTTGATGACGGCGTAGACGATCAGTTTGCGCGTCTTCAGGTAAACAATTTATTAAAAAATGTCTCGCTTCCGGATGATGTAGAACCGGATGTTCAGCCGCCTTATGGGCCTACCGGTGAGATTTTTAGATATATTGTAAAAAGTGACAGCAGAGATAGTAGAGAGTTACTAACTTACCAAAACTGGGTAATTGACAAACAACTTCGCTCTGTTCCCGGTGTTGCTGATTTGAATGTTTTTGGAGGACAAACCAAAACATACGAAGTTGGTGTTGACCCAATTAAACTAGCCAAATACAACATTACACCACTTCAGGTTTATAACGCTGTAAATGCAGGAAACTTAAATGTGGGTGGAGATATTATCGAAAAAAACGGTCAGGCTTTTGTAGTTCGTGGCGTTGGACTTCTAAAATCGATTCAGGATATCGAAAATATTATTGTTGATGATGCGAACGGGAATCCTATTTTAGTAAAAAACCTGGCTTCGGTTTATGAAAGCGCCATGCCTAGAGTTGGCCAAACCGGATTAGGCAAAAATGATGATGTTGTCGAAGGTATAATTGTAATGCGAAAAGGTGAAAATCCTCAGGAGACACTAGCATTAATAAAAGCAAAAATAAAAGACTTAAACGATAATGTTCTTCCAAAAGACATCAAGTTAGTAACTTTTTATGATCGTGATAATTTAATGAATTTCACGACCGAAACTGTAATGCATAACTTATTTGAAGGAATTATTCTGGTTACCTGCGTTGTATTCCTCTTTATGGCCGACTGGAGAACTACTTTTACCGTTTCGATTGTTATTCCGCTCTCTTTATTATTTGCCTTTTTATGTCTAAAAATGATGGGAATGAGCGCGAACTTACTGAGTTTGGGTGCGGTCGATTTCGGGATTATTATTGATGGTGCCGTGGTAATGGTCGAAGGATTATTTGTCGTCTTAGATCATAGGGCGCATCAATTAGGAATGACAGCATATAATAAAATTGCAAAAGGAAGTTTGATTAAAAAAACCGGAGCCGAAATGGGTAAAGCCATCTTCTTTTCTAAATTAATCATTATTACTGCCTTATTACCCATATTCTCATTCCAGAAAGTAGAAGGAAAAATGTTTTCTCCCCTAGCCTATACATTAGGTTTTGCTTTAATGGGCGCATTACTTTTTACCCTGACTTTAGTTCCTGTTTTATCGCATATACTTTTAAATAAAAATGTAAAAGAAAAAAATAATCCGTTTGTTAATTTCTGGGATCGAATTGTAGGTAAAAGTTTTGCCTGGACTTTTAAGCATAAAGTACAAACCTTAATTGGTTCAATCTCGCTTTTGGTAGTGGTTTTCTTTTCGGCTACTTTTTTAGGAACAGAGTTTTTACCACAACTTAACGAAGGAGCTTTATGGGTTACGGCAGAATTGCCTATGAGTACTTCATTGCCGGAAAGTGTAAAAACAGCTGCGATAATTAGAAAAGATCTGGAAAGTTTTCCTGAGGTAAAAAATGTTTTATCGCAAACCGGACGAAGTAATGACGGAACTGACCCAAATGGATTTGGATTTATACAACTTCAGGTTGATTTAAAACCAAAATCAGAATGGAAACGAAAAATCAGCATGGATGATTTGATTAATGAAATGGATGAAAAACTACGCGTTCATCAGGGAATTACTTATAATTATTCGCAACCGGTAATTGATAACGTAGCAGAATCTGTGGCAGGATTTAAAGCCTCAAATGCTGTTAAAATTTATGGAGATGATCTGGATAAATTAGACGAGTTATCAAACGAAGTTTTGGCACAAATAAAAAATATTCCGGGTATAAAAGATGCCGGAATTCTAAGAAATGTTGGTCAGCCTGAAATTAGTGTTATACTCGACAGAGATAAAATGGCAGCTTACGGAGTAACATTAAGTGATGCACAAGCGGTTTTAGAATTAGCTTTTGGAGGAAAAACAGCAACAGAAAAATATGAAGACGATAAAAAGTTTGATGTCAGAGTTCGTTTTTCTAAGGAATATCGTAAAGATGAAAATGATATTGCCGAACTTAAAGTTCCAACTATTAGCGGTATTAAAATTCCATTGAAAGAAATCTCTGATTTAAAAACCATAACGGGGCCGGCATTTATTTACAGAGATAATACCAAACGTTTTATAGGTGTAAAATTCTCTGTTCGTGATCGAGATTTAGGAAGTACCATTGCAGAAGCACAGGCAAAAGTGGCTAAAATGAAACTTCCAAACGGATATACCGTAGGATGGACAGGAGAATTTGAAAATCAGGTTCGCGCCAGTGCCCGTTTGGCTCAGGTTGTTCCTATCAGTTTAATCGGGATATTTGTTCTCTTGTTTATTTTATTTGGCAATATCAAAGATTCATTACTGGTTCTGGCGAATGTTCCTTTTGCGATTATTGGAGGAATTATTGCACTGCATCTTACCAGAATGAACTTCGGAATCTCTGCAGGAGTTGGTTTTATTGCCTTGCTGGGAATTTGTATTCAAA encodes:
- a CDS encoding efflux RND transporter permease subunit, translated to MNKFIRNIIAFSLKNKAFTFFWVGLLAVAGFISFKNMPIDAFPDVTNTQIIIITQWNGKSAEEVERFVTSPIEISMNSVQKKTSVRSITMFGLSVIKIIFDDGVDDQFARLQVNNLLKNVSLPDDVEPDVQPPYGPTGEIFRYIVKSDSRDSRELLTYQNWVIDKQLRSVPGVADLNVFGGQTKTYEVGVDPIKLAKYNITPLQVYNAVNAGNLNVGGDIIEKNGQAFVVRGVGLLKSIQDIENIIVDDANGNPILVKNLASVYESAMPRVGQTGLGKNDDVVEGIIVMRKGENPQETLALIKAKIKDLNDNVLPKDIKLVTFYDRDNLMNFTTETVMHNLFEGIILVTCVVFLFMADWRTTFTVSIVIPLSLLFAFLCLKMMGMSANLLSLGAVDFGIIIDGAVVMVEGLFVVLDHRAHQLGMTAYNKIAKGSLIKKTGAEMGKAIFFSKLIIITALLPIFSFQKVEGKMFSPLAYTLGFALMGALLFTLTLVPVLSHILLNKNVKEKNNPFVNFWDRIVGKSFAWTFKHKVQTLIGSISLLVVVFFSATFLGTEFLPQLNEGALWVTAELPMSTSLPESVKTAAIIRKDLESFPEVKNVLSQTGRSNDGTDPNGFGFIQLQVDLKPKSEWKRKISMDDLINEMDEKLRVHQGITYNYSQPVIDNVAESVAGFKASNAVKIYGDDLDKLDELSNEVLAQIKNIPGIKDAGILRNVGQPEISVILDRDKMAAYGVTLSDAQAVLELAFGGKTATEKYEDDKKFDVRVRFSKEYRKDENDIAELKVPTISGIKIPLKEISDLKTITGPAFIYRDNTKRFIGVKFSVRDRDLGSTIAEAQAKVAKMKLPNGYTVGWTGEFENQVRASARLAQVVPISLIGIFVLLFILFGNIKDSLLVLANVPFAIIGGIIALHLTRMNFGISAGVGFIALLGICIQNGVILISEFHHNLKAKFTLEESIFMGVKARTRAVVMTALMASIGLMPAAISTGIGSESQKPLAIVIIGGLITATVLTLLVFPIIFWVFNRKKHIPIE
- a CDS encoding efflux RND transporter periplasmic adaptor subunit, with the protein product MKYKLIIGIALVSLSIASCKKEVENPDTNTSFALSDSMLKTTTTAEAQTQPVKNVLSFYGKITADNNKMIDVYPLVGGNVIKVNVELGDYVRKGQVLATIKSTDIADFEKQSIDAKNDLLVAKNQMKVAQELFDGKLNSESDVLQAKSEVNKAQSQLSKIQETYKIYNIKAGSIYEVTAPISGFIIQKSINQDMLLRNDRSENIFDIAEISEVWALANINEIDINKVKLGIDADVTTLSYPDKVFKGKVDKIFNVIDPETKAMQARIKLQNPGYMLKPDMNANIKLSYSEGDSMIAVPSKAIVFDKSKNFVMVFKDRNNIETRQVDVYRVVGDVTYISKGLKENEKVITNNQLFIYRALNE
- a CDS encoding TolC family protein, whose translation is MRKLCAFILVLFGPVVLAQKTVTLQDCESQFLKNNLFLLASQYNIDASKALTIQARIWDNPSITAELNAYNPERKQYFDIGKDGQKVFGIEQLIYLGGKKRNEIKLAQTNEKLAELQFNDLLRTLKLQLRKSFFTVYYNTKSLETTDKQLVHIEDLINSYSIQAQKGNVPLRDVVRLQSLFLNFKNERMGVVNENIEEQANLKLLLNSAENIVPDVSKEEFNKYIKTIPFDLKAFQDDAIANRPDYLAKQKDIEANEINVKWQKSLSIPDLTLGANYDQRSGAFNNEANLTLGIPLPLWNKNKGNIKYAQTILEQSKIEKQNFDLQLQTEITSAWNKWDESRKNYVVIKPTVNSDFEAVYNGILTNFQKRNISLLEFTDFMESYNQASILVNELKKKVVLSGEELNSTINKDLF